The Pseudanabaena sp. ABRG5-3 genome includes the window CCCTTACATCCTCTGGCAACGATTCTAAAAGACTCTCAGTCGCTATCCAACTGCGTTCTTCATCAGTCTGCGCCGCCATTAGTCTTTGCAAGAGGTCACTATTCATTCTCTCTACCTCTTGCTAGACTTTCTAACGCTTGTAAAATCTGCGATGGTTGCCCATTAAGATACCGTACAAATAACTCAATTGATTCTTTCCCAAAACCCCATTTCTGTTCTTTAGAAAAAGAGTACCAAGCATCAGCATCATCAATTTTATATAAAGAATGCATAGCAGCTATATCTGCCCATTCAATTTTTAGCTCTGGAACGGACTGCCCCGCTATCACCACCCGAATATTTTTTGCATCCGCAATCTCTGCCAAAAAGCCACCCCCAATCCAAACTGCTAATGTGGTAGGAGCATCATTAAATGAATCTAAGATAATCACAATCGGCTTCTTAATAGCTTGCAAATCTTGAAAAAAGGCTCTTTGCAACTTGCTTAACCGCAAATTACGAATATCGTCACTCTCAGCATTCAAAACCAACTGAATTTTATTGCCTGTCCCTTCAATATGATTACCTGAAACCTCAACACCAGCACTAAGAACGCTACTTAGTTCCCCATCAAACCTTGTGAAATTATCTTCACCCAAACGACTCTGTAACTTAGAAAAAATATAAGCAATACCTGTTTGAGCCGATTTGAGATCGATTTTTACCAATATCGCCGCCTCAGCATGAACAGGACAAAGAGACGCAAACTCTGTCAACAGACTTGTTTTGCCCATACCCGAAGCCGCCTGAATCAACAAAATGCGCTGGGCTATCTCACCCCGCAACATTTTCTTAAAAAACTCAACCTCCCTAGTCCGATTCGCCAGCCTCATGCCTTATCCTCGCGATCATCGCCTTCCTCAACGATAAACTCCTGCTCCTCGCCTTTCATTACCGTATCTTCGACCCTCGCATCATTCTTAGCAACCCGCATTTTTTGCTTTTTACCAATCATCTTTGTCCCTTTAACCACAGTCCCAGCCTGTCGCCCTTCTCGCGCCCCTCTAATTTCCGCATTTCCCTCAATCTCAGAGTCCCCATGCTTAGCCCTGAAACCACCTTGAAAAAAGCTAATCCCAAACCGAAACATTACAAACAAAATGATCAATGCGACAACTACAGCGATCGCGATTATGTAAGCTGACTCCATATTCACACCTCAAACTCTAACCCGATTTTCTCATGATTAGAGCTAAAAGCGATCGCAAAAAACCTCAAACTAAAGGCTAAGGATTACTCACTCTCCCATGATTCCCCATGAATCTCTCTCATACAGATCTGCACACCACTCTCCAAATCTAAAAGCGCATCATCCATCGAATCATATTCATCCTCACCTTCCCAAAATATTCCACCCTGCTCATAAGCACGAACAAACGCACTGGTATAACCATTATCTCTCCAGCCAATTTCGATAATTCCATTCTCTCTATTCACCCAACGAGATATATTGGGATATCTATCTTCAAAAGATTTAGGCAAAGACTTCTTAGGCATAGATGGATGATTATGTTAAGGCTCAAATTATAGGCAAATTATAGGCTTAAAAAGCGATCACATGATGACCATGAGAAGTAACGCGATATAATAGTCTCTGCTCAGCTTTACATGAAAATGATCGATATTTTTACTGTCATTTTAATTGCCCTTGGCGGATTCGTCATGTTTCTTTCGATCAAAGAGACACAACGGATTCTAGACTTGCTCAAAGACAGTAAATATCAGAAGCTTTGGTACATTCTCAGAGCGTTGATGATTTTCTTTCTCTTAGGATATCTAGGCGTAATTGTACTATTTCCCCTCAGAGTCCAGTGGTTAATCCTAGTTCTGACAGGAGTTATCTTCTTCTTTGGTGCTTTATTTGTTTACATGGTCGTCAAAATAGGCTTTCTGACGATTCGGGACTTATTGAAAACTAATATTTTAAGATTGCAATTGCAGCGAGAAAAGGAAACAGCCGAAGAGATTGCGCGGATTAAGTCTGAATTTCTAGCCACCATGAGCCATGAAATTCGCACCCCGATGAATGGAGTGATTGGTATGACCAATCTCTTGCTTGGGACTTATCTTGACTCAGAGCAGAGAGAATATGTAGAAACCATCAATGCCAGTGGTGAATCTCTATTGATGATTATTAATGATATTTTAGACTTCTCAAAAATTGAAGCAGGCAAAGTTAACTTAGAAGTACAGCCTTTTGAACTGAGAGAATGTCTGGAGAGAGTTTTTAGTTTGTTTATTCCTAAATCCAATGAGAAAGGATTAAAACTATATTACTTAATTGATGTTAATGTTTCCCCATTTATCGAAGGTGATATTAATCGTTTACAGCAAATTTTGATTAACCTAGTAGGTAACTCAATTAAGTTTACGTCAGTGGGAGAAGTCGTGGTCAGTGTGACCAAGTACAACGAAGAACAACTCCTTTTCACGATTAAAGATACAGGTATTGGCATTCCCTCTAACAAATTAGATAAATTATTTAAGCCCTTCTCTCAAGTGGATTCCTCAACTACACGCAAATTTGGTGGTACTGGTTTAGGTTTAGCGATTTCCCAAAACCTTACCAGATTAATGGGAGGTGATATCTGGGTTGAGAGTACTTTAGGCAAAGGGACAACCTTTCTATTTACGATCGCTTATCATCCCGCAGATCAGAAGTTGTTGTCTACAGATAGCCATGTTATGCCAACTATTGAGAAACTGCATCTATTAGAGTTAGGCTTAAAGCATTCTAACGATAATCACGCATCTAAAACTCTTACTAGTAATGTTCCCAAATTAGCAGATAGACTCCCTTTCAGGATTTTACTAGCTGAAGACAATCCCGTAAATCAGAAATTAGCGAATCGACTTTTTGAAAAGATGGGCTATGAGATTGATGTTGCAACCAATGGCATGGAAGTGCTTGAAGCGCTCAATAAAAAGACCTACGATCTCATTTTTATGGATGTGCAAATGCCTGAAATGGATGGTTTAGAGGCAACTCGACAGATTCGCGCTAAGGAGAAATT containing:
- a CDS encoding AAA family ATPase translates to MRLANRTREVEFFKKMLRGEIAQRILLIQAASGMGKTSLLTEFASLCPVHAEAAILVKIDLKSAQTGIAYIFSKLQSRLGEDNFTRFDGELSSVLSAGVEVSGNHIEGTGNKIQLVLNAESDDIRNLRLSKLQRAFFQDLQAIKKPIVIILDSFNDAPTTLAVWIGGGFLAEIADAKNIRVVIAGQSVPELKIEWADIAAMHSLYKIDDADAWYSFSKEQKWGFGKESIELFVRYLNGQPSQILQALESLARGRENE
- a CDS encoding ATP-binding protein; this translates as MIDIFTVILIALGGFVMFLSIKETQRILDLLKDSKYQKLWYILRALMIFFLLGYLGVIVLFPLRVQWLILVLTGVIFFFGALFVYMVVKIGFLTIRDLLKTNILRLQLQREKETAEEIARIKSEFLATMSHEIRTPMNGVIGMTNLLLGTYLDSEQREYVETINASGESLLMIINDILDFSKIEAGKVNLEVQPFELRECLERVFSLFIPKSNEKGLKLYYLIDVNVSPFIEGDINRLQQILINLVGNSIKFTSVGEVVVSVTKYNEEQLLFTIKDTGIGIPSNKLDKLFKPFSQVDSSTTRKFGGTGLGLAISQNLTRLMGGDIWVESTLGKGTTFLFTIAYHPADQKLLSTDSHVMPTIEKLHLLELGLKHSNDNHASKTLTSNVPKLADRLPFRILLAEDNPVNQKLANRLFEKMGYEIDVATNGMEVLEALNKKTYDLIFMDVQMPEMDGLEATRQIRAKEKFAQVPKSIQIIAMTANAMRGDREKCLEAGMNDYVTKPFKIEQIQSAIEKCGQNL